Proteins from one Rhizobium sp. CB3090 genomic window:
- a CDS encoding glycosyltransferase family 2 protein: protein MHSIPDRALVSIIISNYNYARFLPRCIDSALEQSYDNTEVIVVDDASTDDTADIVASYGSRIGTCLREKNGGHAAAFNTGFAASRGEIVLFLDADDYLYPNAISEIVEAWEDDAVQMQFRLHIVDEDMQVKDVFPPPELPFDSGDVTPKLLQRGRYQTTVTSGLAFKRSALEVVMPVPETAFRQGADGYLVTVAPLHGKVTSIESCLGAYRIHGANHSVFAEKLGQRARWRMKHDFHRIDALSDQAAEIGLRVPEDVNLHDPVHLEERLASLTMDKSRHPMISDSRFALGTAGAVASLEMNASLRRRAVLAAWFLSVGVLPGRMARAILSWKLVASSRPAFLLRLSRTIRNAIG from the coding sequence ATGCACTCCATCCCAGATCGTGCTTTAGTTTCCATTATCATCTCGAACTACAACTACGCTCGCTTTCTGCCGCGCTGCATCGACAGCGCGTTGGAGCAAAGTTACGACAATACTGAAGTCATCGTCGTCGACGATGCGTCGACCGATGACACGGCCGATATTGTTGCTTCATACGGGTCTCGAATTGGGACCTGCCTGAGAGAGAAGAACGGCGGGCATGCAGCGGCGTTCAATACCGGTTTTGCGGCGAGCCGCGGTGAGATCGTCCTTTTTCTCGATGCCGACGATTACCTTTACCCGAACGCCATATCCGAGATTGTCGAGGCCTGGGAAGACGATGCTGTCCAGATGCAGTTCAGATTGCATATCGTCGATGAAGACATGCAGGTAAAGGATGTGTTCCCGCCGCCGGAACTCCCGTTCGACTCCGGTGACGTTACCCCGAAACTGCTGCAGAGGGGACGGTATCAGACGACCGTTACCAGCGGCCTGGCTTTCAAGCGCTCGGCTCTGGAGGTGGTCATGCCTGTTCCGGAGACGGCTTTCCGGCAGGGCGCCGATGGCTATCTGGTCACCGTAGCGCCCCTTCATGGAAAGGTGACGTCGATCGAATCCTGCCTTGGAGCCTACCGCATCCATGGTGCCAATCACTCCGTCTTTGCGGAGAAACTTGGTCAGCGCGCGCGCTGGCGAATGAAACATGACTTCCATCGTATCGATGCCTTGTCGGATCAGGCAGCCGAAATCGGCCTGAGGGTGCCTGAGGATGTCAATCTCCACGATCCGGTTCATTTGGAAGAGCGACTGGCGTCACTGACCATGGATAAATCCCGACATCCTATGATCAGCGATTCCAGATTTGCACTCGGTACGGCCGGCGCTGTCGCGAGCTTGGAAATGAACGCATCGCTCCGACGGCGTGCGGTGCTGGCGGCATGGTTTCTTTCCGTCGGCGTCCTTCCCGGCCGCATGGCGAGGGCGATTTTGTCGTGGAAACTCGTCGCCTCCTCCCGGCCCGCCTTCCTGTTGCGGCTTTCGAGGACTATTCGCAATGCCATCGGATAG